From one Lotus japonicus ecotype B-129 chromosome 3, LjGifu_v1.2 genomic stretch:
- the LOC130744296 gene encoding uncharacterized protein LOC130744296: MSQDSGKQSAPGLIPVKNAHGVRFLGLKSLSPISTRVTRSSSGIAAQSSSPGHSPTPKKMRTKQVVTKKKTLCASPTLENSPITEFDTEILADIREPDIVHAEDLLDLASARVSEPQVESNVEKSISLSEDSTDVQDDVPTVKKSVVKPVSAKAPPETSSRKGKEHVIIDSDGDTSDDVDVTVKNIESRLRKKKQATSVKSFTRTPKGSKAAGSVKKNKGESTNKGKGLSDRSKKRKHVSDSESDQDDEPSVPDISTTGRKRVKGKRVPLNIVDVPLDNVSFQYADNAQRWKFVSHRRISIERELSEEALEFKEIFDLLCKAELMKTVKGIGRCYEKLVREFIVNIPSDCDDEGSAEFHKVFVRGKCVHFSLAVINEFLGRSTTAVVEGESDLHKIASVISGKQVMQWPKKGLLPSGKLTAKFAVLSKIGAANWLATNHTSGITPPLAKLIFWIGTEAKMNFGQHVLSRTSNMLVPML; the protein is encoded by the coding sequence ATGTCTCAGGACTCTGGAAAGCAGAGCGCCCCTGGTCTTATTCCCGTGAAGAATGCTCATGGTGTTAGATTTCTTGGTTTGAAATCTCTGTCCCCTATCTCTACTAGGGTTACTCGCTCTTCCTCTGGAATTGCTGCTCAATCATCGTCCCCAGGACACTCACCCACTCCTAAGAAGATGCGAACCAAGCAAGTTGTGACGAAGAAGAAGACTCTCTGTGCCTCTCCAACCCTGGAAAATTCTCCAATCACTGAGTTTGATACTGAAATTTTGGCTGACATTCGTGAACCAGATATTGTGCATGCAGAAGATTTGCTTGATCTTGCCAGTGCAAGGGTTTCTGAGCCTCAGGTTGAATCAAATGTGGAAAAATCCATCTCTTTGTCTGAAGATTCTACAGATGTTCAAGATGATGTTCCTACTGTGAAGAAATCAGTAGTCAAGCCTGTTTCTGCCAAAGCGCCTCCAGAAACTTCTTCCAGGAAAGGGAAAGAACATGTGATCATTGATTCTGATGGCGATACTTCTGATGATGTTGATGTGACTGTGAAAAATATAGAAAGCaggttgaggaagaagaaacaagcaACGTCGGTCAAGTCATTTACAAGGACACCTAAGGGTTCCAAAGCTGCTGGCTctgtaaagaaaaataaaggagaGTCAACAAATAAAGGAAAAGGGTTGAGTGATCGAAGCAAGAAAAGGAAGCATGTCTCTGACAGTGAGTCAGATCAAGATGATGAACCATCTGTGCCTGACATCTCTACAACTGGCAGGAAGAGAGTTAAGGGTAAACGAGTTCCCCTAAATATTGTTGATGTCCCTTTGGACAATGTTTCATTCCAATATGCAGATAATGCTCAGAGATGGAAGTTTGTCTCTCATAGACGCATTTCTATAGAGAGGGAGTTGAGTGAGGAGGCCTTGGAATTTAAGGAGATCTTTGATCTCCTTTGTAAAGCTGAGTTGATGAAGACTGTCAAGGGCATTGGAAGGTGTTATGAGAAACTTGTGAGGGAATTTATTGTCAACATTCCCTCTGACTGTGATGATGAAGGTTCTGCCGAGTTCCATAAGGTATTTGTAAGGGGAAAGTGTGTGCATTTTTCTCTAGCTGTGATCAATGAATTTCTAGGAAGGTCTACAACAGCTGTGGTTGAAGGGGAGTCTGATCTCCATAAGATTGCTAGTGTTATCTCTGGCAAGCAAGTGATGCAGTGGCCCAAAAAGGGTCTATTACCTTCTGGGAAGTTAACTGCCAAATTTGCTGTCTTGAGCAAGATTGGTGCTGCAAATTGGCTGGCAACAAATCATACTTCTGGTATTACTCCTCCTCTGGCCAAGTTAATCTTCTGGATAGGTACTGAAGCTAAGATGAATTTTGGACAACATGTATTGAGCAGAACTTCAAACATGCTGGTTCCTATGCTGTGA
- the LOC130749142 gene encoding uncharacterized protein LOC130749142 yields MVTTTILETIVRWKIVLSRPAEDRLWETESSGVRRVYVGDAELLGRDRSGTVVERQILRDGTIVLPHPPARFHQTTMDEEEEDPSEDTTVESRLVEEEEAVESSPPEAKSGVCAQRVPGRPKCFRVGPRKSVIKLEQSKKRARGAGADVPERDQD; encoded by the coding sequence atggtgaccACCACGATATTGGAGACTATCGTGAGATGGAAGATCGTTCTGAGTAGGCCAGCGGAAGACCGGCTTTGGGAGACCGAAAGTTCCGGAGTCCGGAGAGTCTACGTCGGCGATGCGGAGCTCTTAGGGAGGGACAGATCTGGGACGGTTGTGGAGAGGCAGATCCTTAGGGATGGCACTATTGTGCTGCCACATCCTCCCGCTAGGTTTCATCAGACTACAATGGAcgaggaggaagaggatcctTCGGAGGACACTACAGTGGAGTCACGGTTggtcgaggaggaggaggcagtgGAGTCTTCACCACCAGAGGCCAAGTCGGGAGTCTGTGCGCAGCGTGTACCTGGGCGTCCAAAGTGCTTTAGAGTGGGACCTCGGAAGAGCGTGATAAAGCTGGAGCAGTCTAAGAAGAGAGCGCGTGGAGCGGGAGCTGACGTTCCGGAGCGGGATCAGGATTAG